In Silene latifolia isolate original U9 population chromosome X, ASM4854445v1, whole genome shotgun sequence, the following proteins share a genomic window:
- the LOC141618267 gene encoding CDGSH iron-sulfur domain-containing protein NEET — translation MACTISIVGSINGVWGNKPSFGSVQNNRRMVVVKAETINPEIRKTEDKVVDSVVVTELSKNITAYCRCWRSGTFPLCDGSHMKHNKATGDNVGPLLLKKQ, via the exons ATGGCTTGTACTATTAGTATTGTGGGTAGCATTAATGGTGTATGGGGTAACAAGCCGTCATTCGGGTCGGTTCAGAATAATAGAAGGATGGTTGTGGTGAAGGCAGAGACTATTAACCCTGAAATTAGGAAAACTGAGGATAAAGTTGTTGATTCTGTTGTTGTTACTGAACTTTCTAAGAACATCACTGCTTACTGCAg GTGCTGGAGATCAGGGACATTTCCACTGTGTGATGGAAGCCACATGAAGCATAACAAAGCTACCGGCGACAACGTTGGACCTTTGTTGTTGAAGAAGCAGTAA